The following proteins are encoded in a genomic region of Alnus glutinosa chromosome 8, dhAlnGlut1.1, whole genome shotgun sequence:
- the LOC133875752 gene encoding transcription factor bHLH162-like, producing the protein MKKISSSSEVSKLDRKMVERNRRIQMKGLCFKLASLIPSHYIKSSKGMLSQLDQLGYSTSYINQLRERVKKLKSRKEQMIMGLGTSSNTIEKMKISSKLPIIDLREYGSSIEVILITGLQKNFMLSEVLSILQEEGAEVVGASFSAVGDKLFHTIHSQVKISRLGVETSRARQRLKDLVY; encoded by the exons atgaagaagatcAGTAGCAGCAGTGAGGTGTCGAAGCTTGACAGAAAGATGGTGGAGAGAAACCGAAGAATCCAAATGAAAGGCCTTTGCTTCAAGCTAGCTTCTCTTATTCCTTCCCACTACATCAAATCCTCTAAG gGCATGCTTTCACAGCTAGATCAGCTTGGTTATTCCACGTCCTATATAAATCAACTGagggaaagagtaaagaaattaAAGAGTAGGAAAGAACAAATGATCATGGGTTTAGGTACTAGCAGTAACACGATTGAGAAGATGAAAATTAGCTCAAAGTTGCCTATAATTGATTTAAGAGAGTATGGTTCCAgtatagaagtgattttgatAACTGGGTTGCAGAAGAACTTCATGTTGTCTGAAGTTTTAAGTATTCTTCAGGAAGAAGGAGCTGAAGTTGTCGGTGCTAGCTTTTCTGCTGTGGGTGATAAGCTTTTTCATACAATTCATTCTCAG GTCAAAATTTCTAGACTTGGGGTTGAGACTTCAAGGGCACGGCAAAGATTGAAGGACTTAGTATACTGA